From Stigmatopora nigra isolate UIUO_SnigA chromosome 17, RoL_Snig_1.1, whole genome shotgun sequence, a single genomic window includes:
- the syk gene encoding tyrosine-protein kinase SYK — protein sequence MSDRVNSLPFFYGNITREEAEDFLQAGGAVSGSFLLRQSRNHLGGFALSVFHSGRCYHYTIEREADDSYAIAGGKSHGGPLDVIDYHSREMDGLVCRLKKPCHRPKNTQPKVGPFEDLKEKLIQEYVRQTWNLQGAALEQAVISQRPRLEKLIAATAHQRMPWFHGKISREDSEARLQNGCRTNGKFLIRQRDANGSFALCLLHQGEVMHYRVDQDRSGKLSIPDGKKFDTLWQLVEHYSYKADGLLQVLTEATPRPDEDTALLGQSLLPQDSPGFTSLFQNAAEGILAKMKTVAITGRHKSRRSRHENNDANFNNQQASNQWIIARESLPMDTPVYDRTYADPEQLRNTTVNYEQLQLENEELGSGNFGTVRKGFYKNKAMTQPVAVKILKDDEGGASVREEMLREADVMQQLDNPYIVRMIGICEAESLMLVMELADLGPLHKFLQKNKNTTVPNITELVHQVSMGMKYLEEHNFVHRDLAARNVLLVTQHYAKISDFGLSKMVAEDQNYYKAKGHGKWPLKWYAPECINFFKFSSKSDVWSFGVLMWEAYSYGEKPYKGMRGNNVLQMIESGLRMDAPSNCPEEMSNLMKTCWTYEVEKRPTFAVIEPRLRQYYYDIAQ from the exons ATGTCGGACAGAGTCAACAGTCTGCCGTTCTTCTACGGCAACATCACCAGAGAGGAGGCCGAAGACTTTCTGCAGGCCGGGGGTGCCGTGAGCGGCTCCTTTCTGTTGAGGCAAAGTCGAAACCACTTGGGAGGTTTCGCGCTGTCCGTCTTCCACTCGGGTCGCTGCTACCACTACACCATCGAACGGGAGGCCGACGACTCTTACGCCATCGCCGGGGGGAAGAGTCATGGCGGCCCCCTGGATGTCATCGACTACCACTCCCGGGAGATGGACGGCCTGGTGTGTCGACTGAAGAAACCGTGCCATCGGCCCAAGAATACACAGCCTAAGGTGGGACCCTTTGAGGACCTGAAAGAAAAACTCATCCAGGAGTACGTCAGGCAGACTTGGAACTTGCAG GGGGCGGCTCTGGAGCAAGCTGTCATCAGCCAGAGGCCCCGATTGGAGAAACTGATCGCGGCCACCGCTCACCAACGGATGCCTTGGTTCCACGGGAAAATCAGTCGAGAGGATTCCGAGGCCAGGCTTCAAAATGGCTGCCGGACTAATGGAAAGTTTct AATCCGTCAGAGGGACGCCAATGGATCCTTTGCCCTTTGTTTATTACACCAAGGAGAAGTCATGCATTACCGCGTGGACCAGGACAGGAGTGGCAAGCTCTCTATACCGGATGGCAAGAAGTTTGACACTCTTTGGCAg CTGGTGGAACACTATTCGTACAAAGCAGACGGCCTCCTGCAAGTTCTCACGGAAGCCACGCCACGACCCGATGAAGACACAG CTCTTTTAGGACAGTCGCTACTACCGCAAGATTCCCCTGGCTTTACGTCACTATTT CAAAATGCAGCTGAAGGCATACTTGCCAAAATGAAAACCGTTGCCATCACCGGCCGACACAAG AGCCGCAGATCTCGGCACGAAAACAATGACGCAAACTTCAACAACCAGCAGGCGTCCAATCAATGGATCATCGCCAGAG AGTCGTTACCGATGGACACGCCGGTTTACGACAGGACGTACGCCGATCCCGAGCAGCTTCGGAATACCACCGTCAATTACGAACAGCTCCAGTTAGAGAACGAAGAACTGGGTTCCGGAAACTTCGGGACGGTCAGGAAGGGCTTCTACAAGAACAAAGC GATGACGCAACCGGTCGCTGTGAAAATCCTCAAGGACGACGAGGGCGGGGCATCGGTCCGCGAAGAAATGCTACGGGAGGCCGACGTCATGCAGCAATTGGACAATCCTTACATCGTCAGGATGATCGGCATCTGCGAGGCCGAGAGCCTCATGTTGGTGATGGAGCTGGCCGACTTGGGGCCTCTCCACAAATTCCTGCAAAAGAACAA GAACACAACAGTTCCCAACATCACCGAGCTGGTACACCAGGTTTCCATGGGGATGAAGTACCTGGAAGAACACAATTTTGTCCACCGGGACTTGGCAGCTCGTAACGTCTTGCTAGTTACTCAGCACTACGCCAAAATAAGCGACTTTGGTCTGTCTAAAATGGTGGCCGAGGACCAGAACTACTACAAG GCTAAGGGTCATGGGAAATGGCCGTTGAAGTGGTACGCTCCAGAGTGCATCAATTTCTTCAAATTCTCCAGCAAAAGTGACGTCTGGAGCTTCGGGGTGCTCATGTGGGAGGCCTATTCGTACGGGGAGAAGCCCTACAAG GGAATGAGAGGAAATAATGTTTTGCAAATGATCGAGAGTGGATTGCGAATGGACGCCCCGTCAAACTGTCCTGAAGAGATGTCTAACCTCATGAAGACTTGCTGGACCTATGA GGTTGAAAAAAGACCGACATTTGCCGTTATTGAGCCGAGATTACGGCAATATTATTACGACATTGCACAATGA
- the LOC144210432 gene encoding methylglutaconyl-CoA hydratase, mitochondrial-like isoform X2, giving the protein MAALVGRGALLQACRVNFIDSANTCKLGSSYFASRRYVWSAKPKFPSLGFGPVGRQYSSDAKDDLVLRYLDGEDHGIVVVGINRPKAKNAISKNLVKMMTEAVGDIKKNNKVRSVIICSLVPGIFCAGADLKERAKMQQSEVGPFVSKARALITELGNLPMPTIAALDGAALGGGLEMALACDIRVASNSAKMGLVEAKLAIIPGAGGTQRLPRAVGVSHAKELIYTARVVDGIEACRLGLVSHSVEQNKNGDAAYLRALELAREINPQGPIAVRMAKLAINQGIEVDLSTGLAIEEACYAQVIPTKDRLEGLAAFKEKRRPHFKGE; this is encoded by the exons ATGGCGGCTCTGGTTGGACGCGGGGCGCTTTTGCAAGCTTGCCGCGTAAACTTTATAGACAGCGCAAACACCTGCAAGCTAGGTTCGTCTTACTTCGCTTCACGACGTTATGTATGGTCCGCTAAACCCAAATTCCCGTCCCTGGGCTTTGGCCCAGTGGGGCGACAGTACAGCTCGGACGCAAAGGACGACTTGGTCCTGAGGTATCTCGACGGAGAAGACCACG GTATCGTCGTAGTTGGGATAAACCGGCCAAAAGCCAAAAATGCTATAAGCAAAAACCTGGTTAAAATG aTGACTGAAGCAGTAGGGGatattaaaaagaacaacaaagtaCGCAGTGTCATTATATGCAGTTTAGTTCCAGGAATCTTTTGTGCTG gagcTGACCTTAAAGAGAGGGCCAAAATGCAGCAAAGTGAAGTGGGACCATTCGTGTCCAAAGCAAGAGCACTTATCACTGAATTGG gTAACCTGCCCATGCCGACAATAGCTGCACTGGATGGAGCTGCCTTAGGAGGAGGCTTGGAAATGGCCCTGGCGTGTGACATCAGAGTTGcct CAAACTCTGCAAAAATGGGACTTGTTGAAGCAAAACTTGCCATTATTCCCGGAGCAG GCGGTACGCAACGCCTTCCCAGGGCCGTTGGCGTATCCCACGCCAAAGAATTAATCTACACGGCCCGGGTGGTGGACGGGATCGAGGCCTGTCGCTTGGGTCTGGTCAGTCACTCGGTGGAGCAGAATAAGAACGGAGATGCGGCTTACCTTCGCGCATTAGAACTTGCACGTGAGATTAACCCACAG GGTCCAATTGCTGTCAGGATGGCAAAACTGGCCATCAATCAAGGTATAGAG GTGGACCTGTCCACTGGTTTGGCTATTGAAGAAGCATGTTATGCTCAA gtgATACCCACTAAAGATCGCCTGGAGGGTTTAGCCGCCTTCAAGGAAAAGCGGCGTCCTCACTTCAAGGGAGAGTGA
- the LOC144210432 gene encoding nuclear factor interleukin-3-regulated protein-like isoform X1, translated as MQAVKLEMDSSESYSGDDALLLAVSTSPFAAKNTCRRKREFIPEERKDPVYWERRRKNNEAAKRSREKRRINDMVLENKLMALGEENASIRAELLSLKLKFGLLTSTAYDREVEKLSGRTGARLYGQFVPAGEDLGSSGRGAEPPQQRASCISVIRHSPYAASACAPTPGGPSAEVKREPTEGSSPYEVLRNYMAGMARSSSNSPRSSEEGAVSKSSDGEDEQQVPKGPLSSERSVIVSTHKVPEAASSALPHKLRIKAKTVQVKVEPVDPDYESSGKISSPGSERFRAWRYSQSSSLSEQVTAIRDWAGRSEQWDKSNANVPMNRPPSDREKR; from the coding sequence ATGCAAGCGGTAAAGCTAGAAATGGACTCCAGCGAGTCCTACAGCGGAGACGACGCCCTTCTCCTGgccgtctccacgtctccattTGCAGCCAAAAACACCTGCCGCCGAAAACGGGAATTCATCCCAGAGGAGAGGAAAGACCCCGTCTATTGGGAACGCAGGCGCAAAAACAACGAGGCGGCCAAACGCTCCAGAGAAAAGCGGCGAATAAACGACATGGTGCTTGAGAATAAACTCATGGCTCTGGGGGAGGAAAATGCCTCCATCCGAGCTGAACTCTTGTCACTCAAACTCAAGTTTGGCCTTTTGACCTCCACGGCATACGACCGGGAAGTGGAGAAATTGTCCGGTCGAACCGGCGCCCGACTTTACGGGCAATTTGTCCCGGCCGGCGAAGACCTGGGTTCCTCCGGGAGAGGGGCGGAGCCCCCTCAGCAGCGCGCTAGCTGCATTTCCGTCATCAGACATTCCCCGTATGCAGCAAGTGCGTGCGCTCCGACGCCGGGTGGTCCGAGTGCAGAGGTCAAACGCGAACCAACGGAGGGAAGCAGTCCGTACGAAGTCCTCCGGAACTACATGGCCGGAATGGCCAGGTCGTCCAGCAACTCCCCCAGAAGCTCGGAAGAGGGTGCCGTGAGCAAGTCCTCGGACGGCGAGGACGAACAGCAAGTCCCCAAGGGTCCGCTGTCCTCCGAGAGAAGCGTTATAGTGTCCACGCACAAAGTGCCCGAGGCCGCTTCGTCGGCTTTGCCACACAAACTGCGAATCAAAGCCAAGACCGTGCAGGTTAAAGTCGAACCCGTCGATCCCGACTATGAATCGTCAGGAAAGATTTCATCTCCCGGGAGCGAGCGTTTCCGGGCGTGGCGTTACTCGCAGTCCTCGTCCTTGTCGGAACAGGTCACCGCCATTCGGGACTGGGCCGGGCGCTCCGAGCAGTGGGATAAAAGCAACGCCAATGTACCCATGAATCGTCCACCTAGTGACAGGgaaaagagataa
- the ror2 gene encoding tyrosine-protein kinase transmembrane receptor ROR2, translating to MANLVRNLLWMLIFRSNLRCHGDLGVSVDAEVLAEAQSGSSPTLEGYFLEFLEPVNNITHFQGQTATLHCKVSGNPRPSIRWLKNDAPVVQEQGRITVRKTEAGSKLRIADLDTTDTGYYQCVATNAHKVIYATGVLYVKLGQMPTHGPDQTSREKGFCQPYRGIACARFIGNQSIYVESLQMQGESENRITAAFTMIGTSTHLSDPCSNFAIPSFCYHVFPLCDEGARAPRRRQLCRDECEALESDLCRAEYSVARSNPMILMQLELPSCHLLPRPGTRDASSCMRIGVPPEKLGPYSPTDQSCYDGSGSDYKGTVSITKSGHQCQPWSSQYPHSHHLSQDYPELWGSQNYCRNPGGQMQAPWCFTSDPRVRVDLCDIPTCKPPENLRKEILFILIPAIAIPLVIACLFFLVCMCRNKQKSESDTPPRGQLGGSANQDVEMSLLKQHKQQAKPREINISAIRFMEELGEDRFGKVYKGHLYGAAPGEQNHVVAIKTLKDKVDASLSEEFRQEATLRWQLQHPNLVSLLGAVTKEQPQSVLFSYSSVGDLHEYLAMRSPNSDVGSSDDERTVKSTLEQADFLHIITQIAAGMEYLSGHQVVHKDLAARNVLVFDKLGVKILDLGHFRDVYSADYYNLMGSGPFPVRWMSPEALMYGRFSTDSDIWSYGVLLWETFSYGLRPYCGYSNHEVIEMVRARQVLQCPDECPLWIYNLMLECWSEFQGRRPRFKDIHARLRSWETTPPGYNPSASGASNATQTSSLSTSPVSNVSAGTATASRYPKKPSPFHQAPFLPVKAPLHGAMVPPQLYIPLNGYHPVPAYQYMQNFYPMQIPVPVPQRPSTQMLPKAGSHHSGSGSTSTGYITTAPSNNSPAEQAPLLQREPAADGPPRPEPQPSERQPVPETEILGDGEERTDEAPVDPSDT from the exons GTGACCTCGGTGTCTCGGTGGATGCGGAAGTCCTGGCCGAAGCTCAGAGTGGATCCTCACCAACTCTTGAAG GTTACTTTCTGGAGTTCCTGGAGCCCGTCAACAACATCACCCACTTCCAAGGCCAGACAGCCACACTACACTGCAAAGTGTCCGGGAACCCACGCCCCAGCATTCGATGGCTGAAAAACGACGCGCCCGTGGTCCAGGAGCAGGGCCGCATCACGGTCCGCAAAACCGAGGCCGGCTCCAAGCTCCGGATCGCCGACCTGGACACTACGGACACGGGCTATTACCAGTGCGTGGCCACCAACGCTCACAAAGTCATCTACGCCACGGGGGTCCTTTATGTCAAACTAG GACAAATGCCCACACATGGCCCAGATCAAAC GTCCCGCGAAAAGGGCTTTTGCCAACCATACCGCGGCATCGCGTGTGCCCGTTTCATCGGCAACCAGAGCATTTACGTGGAGTCCCTCCAGATGCAGGGAGAGAGCGAAAACCGAATCACCG CGGCCTTCACCATGATCGGCACCTCCACTCACCTGTCGGATCCGTGTTCCAACTTTGCCATCCCATCCTTCTGCTATCACGTCTTCCCCCTGTGCGACGAGGGCGCCCGGGCCCCCCGGCGCCGTCAGCTCTGCCGAGACGAGTGCGAGGCCCTGGAGAGCGACCTCTGCCGGGCCGAGTACTCTGTGGCCCGCTCCAATCCAATGATCCTCATGCAGCTGGAGCTCCCCAGCTGTCACCTTCTGCCACGCCCGGGAACCCGAGACGCTTCCTCGTGCATGAGAATTGGGGTGCCGCCAGAAAAACTTGGACCAT ATTCCCCCACGGATCAGAGCTGCTACGACGGAAGCGGGTCAGACTACAAGGGCACGGTCAGCATCACCAAATCGGGTCACCAGTGTCAGCCGTGGAGCTCTCAGTACCCGCACAGTCACCACCTTTCGCAAGACTACCCGGAACTGTGGGGAAGCCAAAACTATTGCCGCAATCCGGGCGGACAGATGCAGGCGCCATGGTGCTTCACCTCCGACCCTCGCGTTCGGGTGGACCTCTGCGATATTCCCACCTGCA AGCCTCCGGAGAACCTCCGAAAGGAGATCCTGTTCATCCTGATCCCCGCCATCGCCATTCCCCTGGTCATCGCTTGCCTCTTCTTCTTGGTTTGCATGTGTCGGAATAAGCAAAAGTCGGAAAGCGACACGCCTCCTCGCGGCCAGCTGGGCGGCTCGGCCAATCAGGATGTGGAGATGTCACTCCTCAAGCAGCACAAACAACAG gCCAAGCCGAGGGAGATCAACATATCAGCCATCCGCTTCATGGAGGAACTCGGCGAAGACCGCTTCGGCAAGGTCTACAAAGGCCACTTATACGGCGCGGCGCCCGGTGAACAGAACCACGTGGTGGCCATCAAAACCCTGAAAGACAAAGTGGATGCGTCTCTAAGCGAAGAATTCCGCCAGGAGGCCACTCTACGCTggcagctccagcaccccaaccTCGTCAGCCTCCTGGGCGCCGTCACCAAGGAGCAACCTCAGAGCGTCTTGTTCTCCTACTCCAGCGTGGGCGACCTTCACGAGTACTTGGCCATGCGCTCGCCGAACTCCGACGTGGGCAGCTCGGACGACGAACGCACGGTCAAGTCCACGCTAGAGCAGGCCGACTTCCTCCACATAATCACGCAAATCGCCGCCGGCATGGAGTACCTCTCCGGCCACCAGGTGGTGCACAAGGACCTGGCAGCTCGCAACGTTCTGGTTTTCGACAAATTAGGGGTCAAAATCCTGGACTTGGGCCACTTCCGGGACGTCTACTCGGCCGACTACTACAACCTGATGGGTAGCGGACCCTTCCCCGTACGTTGGATGTCCCCCGAGGCGCTAATGTACGGAAGATTCTCCACCGACTCGGACATCTGGTCTTACGGAGTCCTTCTCTGGGAGACTTTCAGCTACGGACTTCGTCCCTACTGCGGCTACTCCAACCACGAGGTCATCGAAATGGTGCGCGCCCGCCAAGTGCTGCAGTGCCCGGATGAGTGCCCGCTTTGGATCTACAACCTGATGTTGGAGTGCTGGAGCGAATTCCAAGGGCGCCGTCCCCGCTTCAAGGACATCCACGCCCGCCTACGTTCTTGGGAAACCACGCCGCCGGGCTACAATCCCTCGGCGTCGGGCGCTAGCAACGCCACGCAGACCAGTTCCCTCAGCACCAGCCCCGTTAGCAACGTTAGCGCCGGCACGGCGACTGCCTCACGCTACCCCAAGAAACCATCACCCTTCCACCAAGCGCCATTTCTACCCGTGAAGGCTCCCCTACATGGCGCTATGGTCCCCCCACAGCTGTATATCCCACTGAACGGCTACCACCCGGTTCCAGCCTACCAGTACATGCAGAATTTTTACCCCATGCAGATCCCCGTGCCCGTTCCCCAGCGTCCATCCACCCAGATGCTACCAAAAGCCGGCTCGCACCACAGTGGGAGTGGCTCCACCTCCACGGGATACATCACCACGGCGCCTTCTAATAATTCGCCGGCTGAGCAGGCGCCTTTGCTTCAGCGAGAGCCCGCGGCGGACGGTCCACCCCGACCGGAGCCACAGCCGAGCGAGCGCCAGCCCGTGCCCGAGACGGAGATCCTGGGCGATGGCGAGGAACGGACCGACGAGGCGCCCGTGGACCCGTCAGACACTTAG